The nucleotide window ATGTCTTTCATGGGAAGAAGTCCTCGCGGAAAAAATCAGGGCATTGATGCACAGGGCAAAAGGCAGGGACCTGTTTGACATCTGGTATCTTCTCTCAAAGGGAACAGAAATTGACTGGATAATGACTGACAAGAAGATGTCCTTCTACAAGGAAAAAGTTACGCGTGAAGATGTTTTTAGCAAGATAAGCGTCTTTGACCAGAAGATACTGAAATTAGACCTCGGGAAGTTTCTGCCTTTAAGTCAAAGAAAAATCGCCGTGCATATTAAAGAGATGCTCATGGAGAAGCTGAAATAGAGAATAGATTGATGCTAAAAGCAATGACAAAGAAAAAACCGGCTAAAAGCACAAGAGAATTTGACAGGCGTTTTGATGCCGGAGAGGACATTCATGACCTTTTAGATATGTCTAAGGCTGTAGTGGTCCGTCACGGCAAAAAAGTGCGCATCACGCTGGATATTGCAGAATCTCTTGTCAAAGAGATTGACGATGTGCGCAAAAAGATAGGAGTTGACAGGAGCGCCCTGATAAAAATCTGGCTCCATGAAAAAGTAAAACAGGAAAAATCTGCCGCCTGAATTTTGAAGGTGTTTGAAAGAATGTTTGGGGTATTACGCTTTATCGGCAAAGCCGAAGCAAAAAAAAGGAAACCATTCCCTTGTCAAAAATGGTCTCCCTTGAATAATTTATTAAGTTATGGTGTAACCTGCACAGTTGTGCCAGATGCCTTACAGTTATTCCTCTCGTTGCTTTCAATCACTGCATTTGTGTCATCCGCGCAGGCAAGGAGGTAATATGTCTCTTGAGGCATATTTGCCGGAATAGTCACAGTTACACTTCTTATACCGCGCGAGGTTTCGCCCGGGTTCAGTACAGGCACCGCCCTGCTGCCGGTCAGGCGTCTATCTTTAGCGCTTATGTACTTGTTAGTGGAAAGGTAATAGCGCGTTGTAGATACGCCTGAGGCTATATTCCCCTGATTCTTAACTGTATCACTAAGTTTAAAACTGCTCCCGGCTGCAGCAGTTGTAGGCGGATTGGTTACAGATATTTCAATAAGGTCAACTGCCTGACAATTACTGTCAGCAGAATCTATTGCCCCATCGCAGTCATTGTCAATTAAATCACTGCATGCAGGGTCGCCAAACGGCCCTTCCACAGCGCCGGGGAAGACATTAGGATTACTGTCGTCACAATCCACAGGACCGCAAGTACCGCCTTCTGCTGCATATCCGTCTCCATCATTATCTGTGCATTGTTCCGGATACTCATCAGCGCCAATGTCCGCTGCACTGTTGATTATCCTCGCCTCCCCGTCACAATCTGTAACCGGCAGTGATGGAGCAGTATTCACACCCTTGTCAATGCACGGCGAGCCTGCCTGAAGATGAAGATGATTGCTTGAAGTAAGGACTATCAGACAATCTGCCTGAATGTTATTGCCCTGACTATAATTATCAGTATCAGTTACAACAAGGTCTTCACTCATTGCCGTAACAAGGTCTGCGTTAAGACCGAGATCATTATTAAAAAGATTTACCGCAGCATAAAATTCATTATATCTTATAGGTACTATAAGAATTTTTTATAATGGGTTTGTGCAAGGAGTGGATTGGGGTATTGCTTATTTGGTTCGTTTAAACAATTTCTAAAAATTTTTGTGGCGTTAATATCTGAAGGTCAAACGGTAACCGGTATCAATAACTATTTTATTTCTTTTTCCCGTAGGTTTTTCTCCTTACCGTCTTAACTGCATTATCAATGTCTTTCATTGTCAGCTTAGTCTTTCTAAATGCTTCTGCAGCCACTTTAAATGCCGCATCAAGCCTGTCCTCAGGAGAAAGCACGGAAAGGATGTAATCTTCCGGATTTATTTTCCTTACTGCAGCGATACCCATTTTAAACACCTCCCTCTCGGTAATTATTATTGATCTTCCCTGTGGCGAGACCACAGGGAATCTAATGTAAGGAATTTCTTTATCATATTCGCTCGCTTGACCCCGTAGCAAGACCACGGGGAATACGCTCGCTATCCATTTATTTTATATTAAAATATTTACTTTTTCTATTATAATTTTTTGACTATAGTTTTTGACTTTGTCAACTGTTTGTAAATAGTCAAAACTTTATGTTAATCTTTTAGACCTTCCGGAGAAACTTATGGTAAAAAACGACCGCTGGGTTAAAGAGATGGCTGAAAAGGGGATGATAACGCCCTTTGCGGAAAATCAGGTGCGTGAAGGCGTAATCTCCTACGGCATAAGCGCCTATGGTTATGACATGCGGATAACCGATAAGTTCAAGATTTTCACTAATGTAAATTCAGCAATAATTGACCCGAAGAAATTTGACCCAAACAGCCTTATTGATTTTAAAGGGAACGTCTGCATTATCCCTCCTAATTCCTTTGTGCTTGCTACATCCGTTGAATACTTCCACATCCCGCGGGATGTTATAGTCATCTGCCTTGGCAAATCCACTTATGCACGGTGCGGCATTGTTGTCAATGTAACGCCGCTTGAGCCTGAATGGGAAGGCCATGTCACTATTGAAATCTCAAACACAACCCCCCTGCCTGCAAAAATATATGCAAACGAAGGCATTGCGCAGGTTATTTTTTTAGGCGCAGAGGAGATGTGCAGGGTTTCATATAAAGACAAGGCCGGGAAATATCAGGCGCAGAAGGGGATAACGCTGCCAAAAATATAACAGTGAACGGTGAACAGTGAACAGTGAACGAATCATCCTTGCCCTTGATGTATCGGATTTTGATGATGCCATGAGCATCGTCAACAAATTCAAAGACCACATTGATATTTTTAAGGTAGGCTCCGAGCTTTTTACAGCAGTCGGTCCCAAAATAATTGAAGAAATTAATTCAATAGGGAAAAAGGTCTTTCTTGACCTGAAATATCACGATATTCCAAACACGGTATCAAAAACTGCGTCAGTGGTATCAAGGCTCGGGGTCTTCATGTTCAATGTTCATACTCTCGGAGGGCTTGAGATGATGAAGCAGACAGCAGACACACTTACAAAAATGTCCCTTAAACACAATATTCCACAACCAAGACTACTCGGCGTAACAATTCTCACAAGCATTGACCAGAAAACGCTGACAGACGAACTCGGGATAGGGCAAAGGATGAAAACGCAGGTTAAACACCTTGCAGGGCTTGCGCTCAAGGCAGGGCTTGATGGTGTTGTTGCATCCCCTGAAGATATTGAGTCAATACGGTCGCACTGCGGAAAAGGATTTTTAATCGTCACTCCGGGAATCAGACCCTCGTGGGCGCCTATGGACGACCAGAAACGGACTATGACTCCAAAGGAGGCGCTAAACCTCGGCGCTGATTACATCGTCATAGGAAGAGCGGTCCTGGCACAAGCCGACCCGCTTACAGCATTAGAGAAGATTTTAGAGGAGTTAAGAGGTTAAGATTAGTGGTCAGAGAAAAATCCTGATGGACGCTGGCGTGCATTTGATTACGAAGAACTAATAAACCGTGACAAAGCAAGCCTCGACATCTTCTGGCTCAAAGACAAAAGCCTTGAAGATTCCGAAAATCTACCCGAACCCGACATCATCGCCTGCGAAATTGTTGAAGACCTTGAATCAGCGATAGAGCAATTCAAACTTATTACTGAAGATTTAGGTGGGGAAAAACTTTAAGGCTTTATTGAAACAAACAATACAAAAAATGGTATATTCTTTAGAGTTTGAATTATTTTTTGCAAGGAGACAGAAAAATGGCAAATGCAAAAGTTACCCTTGTTGACGGGATGCAATTTGTTGCCACTGCAGATTCAGGACATGCGGTAGTTATGGACAGCACGCAAAATGTCGGAGGGAATAATACCGGTTCAAGACCCATGGAGCTTCTTCTGATGGCATTCGGCGGCTGTTCGGGGATGGATGTCATCTCAATCTTAAGAAAGAAAAAACAGGATGTAAGGAAATTTGAGATTTATGTAAAGGGCGAAAAAGCTGAGACTGACCCGCATTATTACACTGACCTGCATATTGAATATGTTGTTACAGGCAAAGACATTTCCGAAGACGCGGTAAAACGCGCGGTTGAACTTTCACTTGAGAAATACTGTTCTGTCGGCGCAACGCTCGGCAAGGCGGCAAAGATAACGCATTCGTATAAGATTGTTAAAGAGGATTGAAAAAAATGCACTTAGTATTTAGCATAAGGCACAGCAGCCTTCAAAATCTTTAGAAAGCAGCAACGATTATTATATGTCATGCTGCAAATTTTATAGTTTTTTTAATAGAGCAATTTACTAAAAGGCAGCATGACCTCAAATGTGCTGCCCTAAAGCTTTTTCAGGCTGCTGTGCCTTATGCTAAATACATTTACTAATACTCATGAAATTTGACAAGCTCTATAAATCAATCGCCACCCTCGGCTTCATCGGCTATCTGCCTGTTGCCCCGGGTACATGGGGCTCTGCAGCAGGCTTTCTGGCGATTATTTTTTTAAAACCCGGCGATCTATGGCTTCTTTTAACCTCTATACTCCTTTTCATTTTAGGTGTGATATGTTCGGATAATGCGGAAAAGATCCTCGGCAAAGACAACACGCACATAATCATTGATGAACTCTGCGGTTACTTTGTGTCTGTCCTTTTTGTTCCAAAAGAAACAGCTTTTCTTGCAGCGGCGTTTTTTCTGTTCAGGTTTTTTGACATACTGAAACCGCCTCCGATAAGGAGATTGGAAATTACAATCCCCGGAGGTTTGGGGATTATGCTGGACGATGTTTTGGCAGGGGTTTATGCAAACATTTGTCTGCAGATATACATGATATTGTCTAAAATGGTTTAATATTGTTTAAGCCGTTAAATTCAATTAAACAATTTAAACAAACTTGAACGATTTGAAATGAGATTGCCACGCCCCGATAAATCGGGACTCGCAATGACAAAAAAGCGAAATGAAATCCCTTGAACAAAAAATCGGGAAGCTTTTGGCTGAGAAAAACCTCACCCTCGCCATTGCCGAATCCTGCACCGGCGGACTGCTCTCGCATATGATTACCAATGCGCCGGGAAGCTCTGCATACTTTGACAGCGCTGTGATATGCTATTCGCCTGAATCAAAGGTCAGGCTGTTGGGCCTCTCTGAAAAACTTATCAGTAAATACAGTACAGTCAGCCCTGAAACTGCAAAGGCAATGGCAAGGGCTGTAAAAAAATTGAGAAATGTAAAAATAGGGCTTGCAGTTACAGGCATAGCAGGTCCTGATTCAAAGGAGAACAAACCTGTGGGGCTTGTGTACATTGCACTTTCATACGGAAAGCTGACTTATGCCGGAGAATTCAGGTTCAAAGGGGACCGGGAAGAAATAAAAAAACAGGCGTCAATGGCTGCAATTGAGTTTTTATGGAAACATCTAAAGGTATAAGGTGTTTTATTGCAATAGAGCTGTCCCATGAAATTAAATCTGCCTTGCGCAGCCTTCAGGATAAGTTTAAAAAATTCGGGGCGGATGTGAGATGGGTCCATCCTGACAACATACACCTTACGCTGAAGTTTTTAGGAAGCGTAAATGAAAAGGATACACTAAAGGTAATAAATTCAATGACTGATGTCTGTAAAAAATATCCGGCTTTTATTCTTGAGATTAAAGGTATAGGCATATTCCCGAATATAAATTCCCCAAGGGTCTTATGGGTCGGGGCAGAAGGAGACGGCATTCTTAAAGGGCTTCAGAAAGATATTGAGCACGGCATGGAAAAAATAGGGGTTGAGCAGAAGGATAGAAAATTCACGGCGCATCTTACACTCGGCAGGTTCAGGTCTTTGACAGGCAAAGAAAATCTTCTCAAACAAATAAAATTGCACGAAAATGACAGCTTCGGTGCAATAGACATTAAGTCACTGTCTTTAATGAACAGCGAACTCCATCCTTCAGGCTCAAGATATACAAGACTTGCAGAGGTTCTTCTGGGTCAGAATTAAAATATTAGAATTGATCTTCCCTGCGGCAGAGACCGCAGGGAATCTAATGTAAGGAATTTCTTTTTATTACATTCGCTCGCTTAACCCCGTGGCAAGACCACGGGGAATACGCGCGCTATTCATTTATAATTTTATTTGAGTTATAATAAATCCCAAATTGATCTTCCCTGTGGAAGACCACAGGGAATCTAATGTAAGGAATTTTTATTATATTCGCTCGCTTGACCCCGTGGCAAGACCACGGGGAATACGCTTACTATCCATTTAAACAGGAGGCTACATGGCAGACAAAGAACGGGCAAAAGCCCTTGAAGTGGCAATCTCTCAGATAGAAAAACAATTCGGTAAAGGCGCAATAATGAGGCTCGGCGCTGAGGAAGCGGTTGAAATATCCATTATCCCTTCCGGTTCCATTGGATTAAACACGGCAATGGGCGTAGGCGGTTATCCGAGGGGACGCGTAATTGAAATCTTTGGCCCTGAGTCTTCGGGAAAAACCACTCTTGCTCTTACGGCAATCGCAGAGGCGCAGAAAAAAGGCGGAGCCGCCGCATTTATTGATGCCGAACATGCCCTTGATGTGAGCTACGCAGAAAAACTCGGGGTAAAAATAAAAGACCTTTTGGTAAGCCAGCCCGACACAGGTGAGCAGGCGCTTGAAGTTACAGAGACGCTTACGAGAAGCGGCGCGCTGGACATTATTGTAATAGATTCCGTAGCAGCGCTCGTCCCCAGGGCAGAGATTGAGGGAGAAATGGGAGACAGCCTGCCCGGTCTTCAGGCAAGGCTTATGAGCCAGGCGCTGAGAAAACTGACCGGGGCAATTTCAAAAAGCCAGACGACTGTAGTATTCATTAACCAGATACGTATGAAAATAGGCGTCATGTTCGGAAATCCCGAGACTACAACAGGCGGAAATGCGCTTAAGTTTTACTCCTCGGTCAGGCTTGACATAAGGAAGATAGAAAATATCAAAGACGCTCAGGAGTCTGTAGGAAGCAGGGTAAGGGTAAAGGTTGTAAAAAACAAGGTGGCCCCGCCTTTCAAGCAGGCGGAATTTGATATATATTTCAACGAGGGCATTTCAAAGACAGGAGAACTCGTAGACTTAGGCGTTGAAAAGGGAATAATTGAAAAAAGCGGCGCATGGTATTCATATGCCGGAAGCCGCATAGGACAGGGCAGGGAAAACTCAAGGGAATACCTGAAGACAAATCCTGAAATAGCAAAAGATATTGAATCAAAACTGTTTCAGGCGTATAATTTAAAGAAATAAGCTAAAATAAAAATATCAAAATGAAATTTTTTTTTAATTTTAAAGCATGCCTTTAAATACTATAAACACACTTCTTAAAAAAGCTGTTCAGGCAGGCGCATCTGACCTCCACATAAAAGCAGGCACGCCTCCTATTATCAGGATAAACGGCGAATTATCTTTCATGACCGGTGAAAAAGAACTCACTTCCGCGGATACCATGGACATTGCCTTTTCACTGATGACAGATGCCCAGAAAGAGGTCTTTAAGAAAAGAAATGACATTGATATAGCTTACAGCGATCCGGATCACAACAGATTCAGATGCAATTGCTTTATGCAGAGGGGCAGTGCAGGAATTGTCTTCAGGGTCATTCCAATGGAAATCCTTAAAATGGAACAGCTCAACCTCCCTGCCGTGTTAAAAAAAATAGCCCTGGAGCCGAGGGGGCTTATCATTGTTACAGGAACCACTGGAAGCGGTAAAAGCACTGTCCTGGCCGCCATGATTGACCATATTAATTCCAACCGGACATGCCATATAATGACAATTGAAGACCCGATTGAGTTTTATCATAAAGATAAAAAAAGCATCGTCAATCAGAGAGAAACAGGCAATGATACTGAATCATTTAACAAGGCGCTCCGGGCGGCATTAAGACAGGACCCAGATGTCATCCTCGTCGGCGAAATGCGCGACTTTGAGACAATCCAGACTGCCCTTGTAGCTGCAGAGACCGGACATCTGGTTTTAAGCACACTGCATACCGTAGACGCCGCAGAAACCATAAACAGGATTATATCCGTCTTCCCGCCTTTCCAGCACAAACAGGTAAGGCTTCAGCTCGCATCCATTCTCAAGGCTATTATATCCATGAGGCTTCTGCCCCGCGCCGACGGCAAAGGAAGGGTGCCTGCCGTTGAAGTATTAGTGGCAACAGCCACCATAAGAAGCTGTGTAGAAGACCCTGAAAAGACAAAGTCTATTAACGATATTATTGCGCAGGGCTTCAGCCAGTATGGAATGCAGACATTTGATCAGTCTCTTCTTGCGCTGTATAAAAACGGACTAATCAGTTATGAAGACGCTCTGAAGAGCGCTACCAATGCCGATGACTTTGCCCTCAAAGTAAAAGGCGTTCAAACCACCGGCGAGTCATTAGAAGAAAAAACAGATACATCCAAAGACAAGAAAAAAACTGAGATTGAACGGTTCTCGCGGTAGGAAAATCAGAAAAGCAGACGACTCCCCTGAGGCAGAATACCTTAAGGCAAAGGCTTATGCGCTCAAGCTTCTCAGTTATCGTTCAAGGAGCAGAAAAGAAATCGTAGAAAAGCTCGGTAAAAAAGGTTTTTCGCAAGGAGAAACTGAAAGGGTCATTAGTTATCTTAAAAACACAGAATTTATAAAAGACGAAACGCTTGCCAGACAGATCCTCCGCACTGCTCTGGAAAGGAAAAATCTCGGCAGGCAGGGCATAAAAATGCTGCTTTCAAAACGCGGCATTGAAAAAGACTTAATCAAAGAAACCCTCTCCGGGCTTACGGATGAGGAGGAACAGGATGCGGCGCTGAGACTTGCCGAAAAAAAATTAAAAAATCTGAAGGGGCAACAGAAAAATACCATAAAACAAAAACTCTGGAGGGCGCTTCAGCGCAAAGGATTTCCGGCAGATATAATCAATTCAGTATTGAAATCTATAAATCTATGAAGCACAGCAATCTGACTTTGTATAAGTTAAACCTAAAATCTACTTACTCAGGTAAACAGTCATCCCTAAAACAGCATCCCCATTGGTCACAATAGTCTTTAGCTGTACCAAAGCAAGGGGAATTACCCTCCGCAGTCTGAATAAAGTGTATTAAAACTTCCTTTTTCGTCCCACTCTTAGGCTCTATTCCCAATTTTTTTGCCTTTTCTTTTATCTCTTTTAGGTGCATTTTCTCCTCCTTTGAATTCTATGATAACCACATTGGTTCAAATTCTAAAACCTCCTTATTTTACTTTAGAAATAAGATATCTACCTAATTCCTCAAACCGCTCTCTATTCTTATTACAAAAAGGTAGTAATTTTTGATATTCTCTTACCTTTTCTATATCCTTTATTTCTTTAATTTGAATGTCTTTAGGAAGTTTCTCTTTGAGGTTATGATAAGCGCCGATAAAAATAATTCCTACCTCACCATCATTTAGGGTCTCTTCTATTCTTTTGGCTATATAATTATCTCTTTTATTTAAGAGTCTATTTTTGAGTAATTTATATCTTATAACTGCTGTTATTTTGTGTATAATTGACCTTGCCTGCGTTATAGCAAGCAGTCTATCGCGTTCTTCCTTAACCAGTTTAAAAACCTCTGTCTTAACTAAAATAGCTCCTCTTTTAAGGAGACTTAAAACTAACTCATGGTTTTTACTCCCACTTTTAGCTATTTCCTCAACT belongs to Nitrospirota bacterium and includes:
- a CDS encoding dCTP deaminase, whose product is MVKNDRWVKEMAEKGMITPFAENQVREGVISYGISAYGYDMRITDKFKIFTNVNSAIIDPKKFDPNSLIDFKGNVCIIPPNSFVLATSVEYFHIPRDVIVICLGKSTYARCGIVVNVTPLEPEWEGHVTIEISNTTPLPAKIYANEGIAQVIFLGAEEMCRVSYKDKAGKYQAQKGITLPKI
- a CDS encoding CopG family transcriptional regulator, with product MTKKKPAKSTREFDRRFDAGEDIHDLLDMSKAVVVRHGKKVRITLDIAESLVKEIDDVRKKIGVDRSALIKIWLHEKVKQEKSAA
- the recA gene encoding recombinase RecA, encoding MADKERAKALEVAISQIEKQFGKGAIMRLGAEEAVEISIIPSGSIGLNTAMGVGGYPRGRVIEIFGPESSGKTTLALTAIAEAQKKGGAAAFIDAEHALDVSYAEKLGVKIKDLLVSQPDTGEQALEVTETLTRSGALDIIVIDSVAALVPRAEIEGEMGDSLPGLQARLMSQALRKLTGAISKSQTTVVFINQIRMKIGVMFGNPETTTGGNALKFYSSVRLDIRKIENIKDAQESVGSRVRVKVVKNKVAPPFKQAEFDIYFNEGISKTGELVDLGVEKGIIEKSGAWYSYAGSRIGQGRENSREYLKTNPEIAKDIESKLFQAYNLKK
- a CDS encoding regulatory protein RecX; its protein translation is MNGSRGRKIRKADDSPEAEYLKAKAYALKLLSYRSRSRKEIVEKLGKKGFSQGETERVISYLKNTEFIKDETLARQILRTALERKNLGRQGIKMLLSKRGIEKDLIKETLSGLTDEEEQDAALRLAEKKLKNLKGQQKNTIKQKLWRALQRKGFPADIINSVLKSINL
- the thpR gene encoding RNA 2',3'-cyclic phosphodiesterase; translated protein: METSKGIRCFIAIELSHEIKSALRSLQDKFKKFGADVRWVHPDNIHLTLKFLGSVNEKDTLKVINSMTDVCKKYPAFILEIKGIGIFPNINSPRVLWVGAEGDGILKGLQKDIEHGMEKIGVEQKDRKFTAHLTLGRFRSLTGKENLLKQIKLHENDSFGAIDIKSLSLMNSELHPSGSRYTRLAEVLLGQN
- a CDS encoding phosphatidylglycerophosphatase A, which encodes MKFDKLYKSIATLGFIGYLPVAPGTWGSAAGFLAIIFLKPGDLWLLLTSILLFILGVICSDNAEKILGKDNTHIIIDELCGYFVSVLFVPKETAFLAAAFFLFRFFDILKPPPIRRLEITIPGGLGIMLDDVLAGVYANICLQIYMILSKMV
- a CDS encoding CinA family protein, producing the protein MKSLEQKIGKLLAEKNLTLAIAESCTGGLLSHMITNAPGSSAYFDSAVICYSPESKVRLLGLSEKLISKYSTVSPETAKAMARAVKKLRNVKIGLAVTGIAGPDSKENKPVGLVYIALSYGKLTYAGEFRFKGDREEIKKQASMAAIEFLWKHLKV
- the pyrF gene encoding orotidine-5'-phosphate decarboxylase; this translates as MNSERIILALDVSDFDDAMSIVNKFKDHIDIFKVGSELFTAVGPKIIEEINSIGKKVFLDLKYHDIPNTVSKTASVVSRLGVFMFNVHTLGGLEMMKQTADTLTKMSLKHNIPQPRLLGVTILTSIDQKTLTDELGIGQRMKTQVKHLAGLALKAGLDGVVASPEDIESIRSHCGKGFLIVTPGIRPSWAPMDDQKRTMTPKEALNLGADYIVIGRAVLAQADPLTALEKILEELRG
- a CDS encoding OsmC family protein, translated to MANAKVTLVDGMQFVATADSGHAVVMDSTQNVGGNNTGSRPMELLLMAFGGCSGMDVISILRKKKQDVRKFEIYVKGEKAETDPHYYTDLHIEYVVTGKDISEDAVKRAVELSLEKYCSVGATLGKAAKITHSYKIVKED
- a CDS encoding PilT/PilU family type 4a pilus ATPase, which encodes MPLNTINTLLKKAVQAGASDLHIKAGTPPIIRINGELSFMTGEKELTSADTMDIAFSLMTDAQKEVFKKRNDIDIAYSDPDHNRFRCNCFMQRGSAGIVFRVIPMEILKMEQLNLPAVLKKIALEPRGLIIVTGTTGSGKSTVLAAMIDHINSNRTCHIMTIEDPIEFYHKDKKSIVNQRETGNDTESFNKALRAALRQDPDVILVGEMRDFETIQTALVAAETGHLVLSTLHTVDAAETINRIISVFPPFQHKQVRLQLASILKAIISMRLLPRADGKGRVPAVEVLVATATIRSCVEDPEKTKSINDIIAQGFSQYGMQTFDQSLLALYKNGLISYEDALKSATNADDFALKVKGVQTTGESLEEKTDTSKDKKKTEIERFSR